In the Arachis hypogaea cultivar Tifrunner chromosome 20, arahy.Tifrunner.gnm2.J5K5, whole genome shotgun sequence genome, gcctaagccttacctcgcgtcgtaaagccaaggtcaatcagagattacgacagttctaaactcatacataatatatatatatatatatatatatatatatatatatatatatatatatatatatatatatatatatatatatatatatatatagaaagaatagtataatctagaagcccgatgaaagatatagctcaaaaacagaattTCGAAGCACAAACGTACTAACGGAGCTACTAGCTTAAGGCATAAGAACCAGAGaagatataacaaaagataagtatataatatcatagggaACTAGTCACGActcacggagtttaagccggctagccatatactgaTATACAAAACCATACAgtgaaaacagcttatacaagttttgttctctcaaatacatgcctctaggcaaaacaaaatacaaaaagagagatgtataaacaaaataaaccaaaaagaacTCCAAAATGATCCAAGATTCTCTGCTCCTGTCACcaaccaaagcaactcaccgaggtgggttgcgacctgcatctgaaaaacacaacaacaatatggtatgagaaccggcggttctcagtatggtaacagttcccagtgatataggatataagaccccgggacgccaaaggcaatcctaagcttcaTATCAATcacaagattcaacttaaagcattctaaaacattTAAGCATAATATACCAACTTGACTTAAATAAACCAGGTtatctatcttaagggatttctattctaaccaaacaccgctgtcccacagccttcaccaaccaatcctccatgcgatcccatcgccaccgccttccgaacctcctcaatcccagcagaaaacacagataatgttcaaagcaagtaaagcacaagtagtagcatatatggcaaataattcagatagcaagtaagcatgttattcaattaggtaAACCATTACAAGTAGACAAAGCAAACaagcagatagaaaatgcatatgatgaatgcctgccctactggctgtgatatcacattgtcggttcaactgccaacccgacacatctccatggagacgtcgcccttcggatttctcatatgggaacccccgagatatagtgcccggatcactgtccaggtaccggcgcctgctcgccctatagatccgaagggatgcgagcgggatattcttgcctcagacctcacatctcaacgtaagcgggattaaccaccgtccttacgccgccgccgctacctcgacaggcaggattaaccaccgtccctgctaggcgcatagcgtctcaaaatatcatgtaaaaatattatttcaatgGTTTTCAAAAGTATTTTCAGCATACATAGATCCACCACTTCAATCCGAGTccccgactcatctcaaccactgtcccttTATAACTCAGTTTTCAAATACCAAAACTCTATCATTCCTCATCTCATATACCAATCATCCTTCACCTAACGTCAAACCattctcagcacgccagaaacctaggcctccattTTCTAATTTACCTTAAAATCATGTACTAGAGCCCTTAATTtatatcccatgttctaataATCAAAACTAGGCCCAAACGTTTTAAAATgctgttatagaagcttacaaccttgttgaaaaggcaaaatagttgaaaacaaataaatttttgagaaacaggacgtgtgcaCCCGCACATATCAGAAGtaatgaaattctgcaactttggaaaatttcatatttttaacaccaactttgaatgatcataacttcctctaccaaattccaattttttacaaactttatatcgattcgaacagttttcaataagctttaatGCTAAACTAATTTCAATAGATTTTGAAAACCAAGGCATAAGTTATGattagacaaagttcaccaaaagtcAACTTTTACCAAGTCTCACAAGAATCTCAATTTACCAACTTTCATAACCCAATCCAACCAAAACCACATCAATTCTATCACATATCAGAATTTACCATTTTTCATATCCAATTTACCACTCCACCATATATAATCATTAATTCTCACTatcaaatacataataatacccTTACTAACCATCATCATTATTAATTTCAACATCAAACTCCAACATCATACTATCAACATCAATATAACCATTTTCAACAATCCCAACACTCACCTTCAATTAccaaaaatatcaatatttatcaTCCATTATCAACCACATCAACAAAccctcatcaacaacaataaatcatACATCCCTCATCAACCTGTATAATCATTAAATTCCAACAacatcattattcatcatcaatcattaaataccaacaacCTCATCAACAACACTAATCATCAATACTCATTAATACCAACAATTCTCCATAATCATCCTTAATCACAATATTCCAAGGATACCAACAATTAACATCAATTTACACATAATCATTCATACACCaacaacattcaatcctatcttagggtcaactagcctaagtgtccatgaatattatatactacatagaggaaaccgaaaccataccttagccgattcccttTATGCACCCAAACTCAAAATGAGCACCaacaagcttccaaccataatccaagctttcaaatccactccaacaagcacaaataagttccaaaagctcccaaagccacaataatcaaactatatacatataaatcaccacaaatcaacctagggttcaacaTAAGCATAATCTCACAAGGGTTTAAGAGCTTTTACCTTTCCCAACAGATTTGATAACACAAATCcaaagctaagcaaggattagagcaaacctaaacatccaaaatcacaaaaacccaTTTAACCTAAAACTCTAATAAAATCcgaaattttgaagagagaaACTGGGAAGATTTCGTGATTATCTTGAGGGTTTCTTGGGTGGGTTTTGTAGatctcttcacaaggaacgcgtagccgcaaacagtgcggcgatcggagctccgtagctcaagatatgagcttgggaagtTTGAAGTGAATAGTAACAATCGTGAAAAGCTCTCACCTCTCTCCTCACTTCAGCTGCTATTGTGTTTAAGTTATGAGGGTGAAAGTGGCTGAAATAGGTTCATTTaagtgtatttatatgttgggcttgggcctaacttgggcccggtccaacacgttagcgtttttagccctttggcctaactttgggccaaatctttaaaattaaagcccggttttccatttctaatgtttttctaaggttttttaacggttttcacttttctcgtgcggtaccaggcagacttgaaccggttcaactgccggttcgcgatttttcacggtttttcatagaaagcacattttctgactcagaaagactcactgagtccaaaaatcacctttaaatccccaaattctctctctaactttttggaatctaatttgggcaattaatcacttaattaaccggttgattagttgcggttcttacattctccccaccaaataagaaattttgccctcaaaatttgaattacctgaGAAAAGCTCGGGATAATCATTTCGCATCTCAgactccaattcccaagtgtgctcttctactCCTGCTCGCTCCCAAGCAACTTTAACTAATGGGACATCCTTTCCTCGCAGcttcttcacactagtgtcatcgaTCCTCACTGGTGTCACTTGGAGAGTCAAGTTCTCTTTCAACTTGACCGATTCAGGCTCCaacacatgagccgcatccgACGTGTATTTACAGAGCtgtgacacgtggaatacgtcatgcaagttagacagaTGAGGTGGCAAAGCTACTTGATATGCCACCGGCCCGAATCTCTTCAAAACCTCAAACGGTCCTATATATCTTGGGTTCAACTTCTTGGTCTTGATTGCTCTTCCAATCCCAGTTGTCGGTATAACCCTAAGGAATACGTGTTCTCCCACTTCAAACTCTAAGGGTTTCCTTCTCTGATCCGCATAACTCTTCTGTCGACTTTGGGCAGTTAAAATCCTTGCACAAATCTTCTTAATGttctcagtagtctctgctaTCAAATCTGGACCCAAAACACTTACTTCTCCAAattcataccaacaaagtggagaCTGACACTTtcgtccatacaaagcctcatacggagccatcccaatgcttGCATGAAAGCTGTTGTTATATGcgaactccaccaatggcatgtaacgaTCCCAACTCCCGGGTTGATCCAACACACATGCTCTCAGCATATCTTCCAACGTTTGAATAGTCCTTTCCGATTGTCCATCTGTTTGTGGATGATACGCCGTACTAAGACATAGCTTCGTACCGAAAgctctttggaaagctccccaaaaccttgatgtgaatcggggatcacggtcCGATACTATGCTTGacggcacaccatgcaacctCACTATCTCCTTGATGTataatcttgccaattcctccatagaacagtttagtcggataggcagaaaatgagcggatttggttaagcgatcTACGATCACCCAAATCGCATCAAACCCCGACCTAGTCCTCGATAAACCGGTAACAAAATCCAtagcaattccttcccacttccactgaggaatctcaagtggtTGTAGCATTCCTGACGGTTTTtgatgctctatcttcacttTCTGGCAGGTCAAACATTTGGATACCACTGTAGCTACATCACCCTTCATCTCCGgtcaccagaacatcttcttcatGTCATAATACATCTTCGTGCTCCCGGGATGAATAGAAAATTCACTGTTGTGAGCCTCCAACAGCAAGTCTCGCCTCAAACTCCCAACATCTGGTATGCAAATCCTTCCCTTGTATCTCCATAACCCTTCATCATCCTTAGTGAATTCTTCGCGTCTCTTATCACCAACTGGTTGAAACAATTGctgaaacttctgctcatcttgcTGCGCCCTTTGTATTTCTGATTTAAACGTGCTTGAAATCTGTAACTAGTTCAAACAAGCTCTTCCGGCAACTTCACTAATATCCAGCTTAAGATCTACAAACTTATCCACtagttcttcttccttgattctcatccaagcaATTGTTAAAGATTTCCGACTCAAAGCGTCTGCTACCACGTTTgcctttccagggtgataactcaactcgaaatcataatctttaagcaactccatccaccttctctggcgCATAtttagctctttctgatcaaagatgtacttgagactcttatgatcagaaaagacgctAAACCTTACTCCGTATAagtggtgtctccaaatcttcaatgcaaacacaattgccgctaattccaagtcatgagtggggtaattcacctcatgcggtctcagctgacgcgatgcgtaagccaccacattctggtgttgcatcaacacgcaacccaaaTCCTTCAAAGAAGCATCACAATATACCTCAAACGGTTCATGCGGTTCCGGTAGGATTAGAACAGGTGCTGAAGTTAATCTCTGCTTTAACGTTTGAAAACTTTCTTCGCACTCCGACGTCCACTCGAACGGCACTTCTTTCCTTGTCAACTTTGTCATTGTTAGCGCAATCCGGGAAAATCCTTCGATAAATCTCCGGTAATATCTGGCTaaacccaaaaagcttctgacttCCGTCACAGTCGtcggtctttcccattccatcaccgcttctactttagaaggatctacagctattcctcccttactcaccacgtggcctaAGAACTTTACTTCCTCCTTTCAGAACTCGCACTTTGATAACTTAGCGTATAACTTCCGCTCCTTTAAGATTTGCAGTACAATCCTCAAGTGTTCCTCATGCTCCTTTACCGTCTTAGAGTAAACTAAGATGtcatctatgaaaaccaccacgaatttgtccaaaaagggacgaaacactctgttcatgtaatccatgaaaatagcaggtgcattcgttaacccaaaagacattaccgcaaactcgtagtgtccatagcgTGTTCTAAAggcagtcttagggatatcctcttCCTTCACTATTATCTGGTGGTAACCGGATCtcaaatcaatcttggaaaacactccagctccttgcaattgatccatcaagtcatctatccttggcagCGGGTACTTGTTCTTTACTGTCACTTTATTTAACTGTCGGTAATCCACACACAAACGCAtccctccatctttcttcttcaccaataaaactggtgctccccacggtgatacactcggtcgaatgaacctcttattcagaagctcttccaactgagtctttaGCTCTGCCAGCTCTATAGGAGCCATTCTATACGGTGCAATCGATACTGGTCCGGCTCCTGGCACCAATTCAATCGCAAACTCAATTTCCCTTTGAGGTGGGAACTCAGGGATATCTTTCGGGAACACTTCTGGAAAATCTCTAACCACCGGAATTTGATCTAAGTTCTGGGCATCGCCCAATGCATTAGCAGCCAACAGAATATAACCCTGACACTCCTCCCCACTATAATGCACCATTACAGAGTTCAGGTAATACCCCGTAGCTACCACTGCTCCATTTTCTCCTTCCGGCATAAACCGAATTGTCCGTTCAAAGGAATCCAACAAAATCCGGTTCttcgacaaccaatcaaaccccaaaatcatctcCAGCCCCACCATTGGTAAACAGATCAAATCGTGTACAAAGTCTCTAccctcaagcttgaaacctacttgtCTACAACCTGACCTAGTCATAACTGTTTGATGCGGAGTATGTACATGTAGATCAAAAGGTAACTCTGATACTTTCAAGCCTAattcctcaactttagcaaatgaaataaacgaatgcgaagctccagtatcatataaTGCAACTGAGGATTTATCACCAATTAGACATATACCTTTCATCAAAGGATCTGCCTTGGAAGCATCCTTGGCATTCACAGCAAAGACTCGACCTTGATGCTGACTCTGGCCCGCATTCTGATTCCTCCCACGAGGGCAATCCCTCGCAATGTGGCCAGGTAACCCAAACTTGAAGCAACCACCTAAACCAATCTTACATGAGTCATAAGGGTGAAAATGTCCACAATGATCACAAGCTAAATCCGGAGAACTCTTACTCTGATTTCCTCTGCCTTTAGCATACTGAAACTGATTCTGATTGTTCTTTCTGAAACCCCCTTGGCCTTGAGGAGTATATCCCCCTCTTTTGAAGCTTTGTCCTCTAGGATAAAAATACTTGCCACGCCCACGACTAGAGCTCCCTCCATGAGTGTCCTTAGATGCCGCCACTGTCTTGGCATACTCCTCCACTACCCTTGCTTTGTTCACCAAGTCGGAGAAGACACGgatctccataggagccacagcAGTCATAATGTTGTCCTTCAAGCCCCTTTGGTACTTAATGCACCTCCAGCTCTCGAAAGTCTCCGGGTCACCCTGACATACCCGAGAAAACCTACAAAGCTCTTCGAACTTGTTGGTGTACTCTGCCACAGACatggaaccttgcttcagctgcattagctccatctcctttgcttcccttgcagactcaggaaaGTATTTCTTGTAGAAAGCCGTTTGGAACACCTCCCATGGAATGTTGGCGTTCTGAAGCTGTAGCAAACGACACTCAGCTTGCCACCAGGGCTGGGCCTCTCCCGCTAGCTGATAAGCGGCAAACTCTACATATTGATTGAGAGGAACATGCTGCGCCTGTAAAGCACGCTCTATAGCCTGGAACCAGTGGTCCGCTTCAATAGGATCTGTGGATCCTCGGAAAGTTGGCGGATGAACCTTGAGGAACGTCGCCAGGATCATCGGAACTCCTCCTGTGTTATCGCCATTACCCTCAGCATTATCATTGGTATTCCCTTCGCCATTCCCATTTTCGTTGCCATTTCCAGTCGGTTGGCCCAATCTCTGCACTgcttgcagagtcgcagcagcattaGCTTCCATGGTGTTAGCGAGATTCGCCATCGCCGCCATGAATTCGGCGTGATTGTCAGCTGGATGCTCATTCCTACTTTCCCGTGTACGCGTTCGACCTCGCCCGCGAGTAGCCATGTAGGATTCTTGTCTACACAATACAAtagatatcaaggtgatcagtctcaatatcaaaagtttagtgcttcaattatcccaaacagacactcacaaacaagcatgctatgcatatatcaaaccgataacctaatagcatcaaagaaaagacacacagagtatgcaatgaagcacaatcggtccatctctcaggctcacgaggacgaaccgctctgataccactaaatgtaacaccctaattagcctaagccttacctcgcgtcgtaaagccaaggtcaatcagagattacgacggttctaaactcatatatatatatatatatatatatagaaagaatagtataatctagaagcccgatgaaagatatagctcaaaaacagaattTCGAAGCACAAACGTACTAACGGAGCTACTAGCTTAAGGCATAAGAACCAGAGaagatataacaaaagataagtatataatatcatagggaACTAGTCACGActcacggagtttaagccggctagccatatactgaTATACAAAACCATACAgtgaaaacagcttatacaagttttgttctctcaaatacatgcctctaggcaaaacaaaatacaaaaagagagatgtataaacaaaataaaccaaaaagaacTCCAAAATGATCCAAGATTCTCCGCTCCTGTCACcaaccaaagcaactcaccgaggtgggttgcgacctgcatctgaaaaacacaacaacaatatggtatgagaaccggcggttctcagtatggtaacagttcccagtgatataggatataagaccccgggacgccaaaggcaatcctaagcttcaTATCAATcacaagattcaacttaaagcattctaaaacattTAAGCATAATATACCAACTTGACTTAAATAAACCAGGTtatctatcttaagggatttctattctaaccaaacaccgctgtcccacagccttcaccaaccaatcctccatgcgatcccatcgccaccgccttccgaacctcctcaatcccagcagaaaacacagataatgttcaaagcaagtaaagcacaagtagtagcatatatggcaaataattcagatagcaagtaagcatgttattcaattaggcaaaccattacaagtagacaaagcaaacaagcagataggaaatgcatatgatgaatgcctgccctactggctgtgatatcacattgtcggttcaactgccaacccgacacatctccatggagacgtcgcccttcggatttctcatatgggaacccccgagatatagtgcccggatcactgtccaggtaccggcgcctgctcgccctatagatccgaagggatgcgagcgggatattcttgcctcagacctcacatctcaacgtaagcgggattaaccaccgtccttacgccgccgccgctacctcgacaggcaggATTAATCACCGTCCCTGctaggcgcatagcgtctcaaaatatcatgtaaaaatattatttcaatgGTTTTCAAAAGTATTTTCAGCATACATAGATCCACCACTTCAATCCGAGTccccgactcatctcaaccactgtcccttTATAACTCAGTTTCCAAATACCAAAAGTCTATCATTCCTCATCTCATATACCAATCATCCTTCACCTAACGTCAAACCattctcagcacgccagaaa is a window encoding:
- the LOC112784155 gene encoding uncharacterized protein, translating into MATRGRGRTRTRESRNEHPADNHAEFMAAMANLANTMEANAAATLQAVQRLGQPTGNGNENGNGEGNTNDNAEGNGDNTGGVPMILATFLKVHPPTFRGSTDPIEADHWFQAIERALQAQHVPLNQYVEFAAYQLAGEAQPWWQAECRLLQLQNANIPWEVFQTAFYKKYFPESAREAKEMELMQLKQGSMSVAEYTNKFEELCRFSRVCQGDPETFESWRCIKYQRGLKDNIMTAVAPMEIRVFSDLVNKARVVEEYAKTVAASKDTHGGSSSRGRGKYFYPRGQSFKRGGYTPQGQGGFRKNNQNQFQYAKGRGNQSKSSPDLACDHCGHFHPYDSCKIGLGGCFKFGLPGHIARDCPRGRNQNAGQSQHQGRVFAVNAKDASKADPLMKDAGRNPPR